A stretch of Physeter macrocephalus isolate SW-GA chromosome 8, ASM283717v5, whole genome shotgun sequence DNA encodes these proteins:
- the LOC102981498 gene encoding LOW QUALITY PROTEIN: 40S ribosomal protein S4, X isoform-like (The sequence of the model RefSeq protein was modified relative to this genomic sequence to represent the inferred CDS: inserted 1 base in 1 codon) has protein sequence MARGPKKHLKHVAAPKHWMLDKLTGAFAPRPSTGPRKLKECLPLIIFLRNRLKYALTGDEVKKICMQHFIKIDGKVHTDITYPAGFMEVISIDKTGENFCLIYDTKGRFAVHRITPEEAKYKLCKVRKIFVGTKGIPHLVTHDAHTIRYPDPLFKVNDTIQIDLETGKITDFISFDTGNLCMVTGGANLGRIDVITNQERHXGSFDIVHVKDAKGNSFATWLSNIFVIGKGNKPWISLPRGKGIRLTIAEERNKRLAAKQSSG, from the exons ATGGCTCGTGGTCCCAAGAAGCACCTGAAGCACGTAGCAGCTCCAAAGCATTGGATGCTGGATAAACTGACTGGTGCGTTTGCTCCTCGTCCATCTACCGGTCCCCGCAAGCTGAAGGAATGTCTCCCCCTAATTATTTTCCTAAGGAACAGACTTAAATATGCCCTAACAGGAGATGAAGTGAAGAAGATCTGCATGCAGCATTTCATTAAGATTGATGGCAAGGTCCACACTGATATAACCTACCCTGCTGGTTTTATGGAAGTCATCAGCATTGACAAGACTGGAGAGAATTTTTGTCTGATCTATGACACCAAGGGTCGCTTTGCTGTTCATCGTATTACACCTGAGGAGGCCAAGTATAAGTTATGCAAAGTGAGAAAGATCTTTGTGGGGACAAAAGGAATCCCTCATCTGGTGACCCATGATGCTCACACCATCCGCTACCCTGATCCCCTCTTCAAGGTGAATGACACCATTCAGATTGATTTGGAGACTGGCAAGATTACTGATTTCATCAGCTTTGACACTGGTAACCTGTGCATGGTGACTGGAGGTGCTAACCTGGGAAGAATTGATGTGATCACTAACCAGGAGAGAC CTGGTTCTTTTGATATAGTTCATGTGAAAGATGCCAAGGGCAATAGCTTTGCCACCTGGCTCTCCAACATTTTCGTTATTGGCAAAGGCAACAAACCATGGATCTCTCTTCCTCGTGGAAAGGGTATCCGCCTTACCATTGCTGAGGAGAGAAACAAGAGACTGGCAGCCAAACAGAGCAGTGGATAA